In bacterium, the genomic window TACGGTGTATGTTAAAAACTCGCCATCATTGATGGTAAATTCAAAAGAGCCTTCACCTTCTATAAAAGCTTCGCATTGAAACTCGCATGCCACTAAATTGTTTTCTTCGTCCGATAATAAAAAATTGTAATTAGCTAAATCCAGTGTTGCTATCGATTCGGTTAAAAATGTCCAGGTAAAGGATGGGGTTCTTGTAAGATAGTTGGTTACAAAGTTTTGATCGTTGCCCTCAAAAGAAGATTGGCAAGAGAAGCTTGTGCCCGAAATATCTTCGGTGGGGCCTGTGATGGCAGGGTCGTTGCAAGCATAGCGCCCACTAACACCACCAGCATCAAGGGTGGGATCGTCGCAGGCAAGTAAGCAATCTGGAGCTGTTTCGGGAGTGATGTCAATGCCATCGGGCCCTAAAAATGAAAATGAATATGAAAAAACAATAGTGCCCTGAGCGCCACCGTTAACATCGTCTATGTTAACTTCTACTTCGCAATCGGATAAGCCCGAACGTGTTGTTGCATTGGCCCAAAGATAACTTCCCGATTCTTCGGCTTGCGTTGTTAATAAAATTGCTCCATCGCATGAGGCAGATAAATCATCGGCGCTTGTTACGGCAGGGCAAAAGCGAACGCCAGAGCTGGACGGGTTACAGGCAACAAACAGGGTTAATGTATTGCCTAGTCCATCTTTATCAGATTCGGAAGGAAAGTTGATAACAGTTCCGTTTTCCGAGCGGCTTATTTCAAGGTTGGTTAAATTGATATCGTTGTTAGGTGTAAAATCAAATAACACAGCGTTGGTTTGAGAATTGCGTAACTGAGCGCTGTGGCCTAATGCAACTTTGGTGATAATATTACCATCTTCATCTGTAAAAACTGTTCCAGCAGGAGCGTTGCGGAGCAAAAGTTTTCTGTTTGAGCACGAGCTAAATAGCAACAGGCTTAAAGCAGCTAAAACTAAAAAAGTGATTTTATTGAATTTTAAAATAGTTGAAATCATAGGCCCCTTTCATTTTTTTAAAAAAGTTATATTAACTTTTTTCCGGCAATATGCCTACGATTTTATGTGAAATGGTTAACCCCCTTGTTTGGGGGCTGGAGTAATTAAAACCCAAACGGGGCCTGATAATTTGGATTGGCCAAATCAAAGCAGGCATTCATACTAGGTGTGTATCTAAACTGAAAGGGTTGCGGGTTTATTTCCAAATCTTTTAAAAATTGTGCGGTGGGTGAGGGGCCCAGTGTTAAGTAATGGCCCGATGCCGGTTTTTTAGTAACGTTAAAGTTTCCTTTAAAATTAGTTTCACTCTTTAAAAGTTTTCCGTCTAATTTGGAGTATAAATACGATTTTACGTCAAACTTGGTCTCTTTTCCGGTAGTAGGCACGCTGAGTTCAAAATATTTTTCTCCTTTTTCATCGTATGCTTTTGTGGCGCAGGTATTATGAGCATGCGTAATATCAATTTCATTCACCACTTTGGGCAATCCCCAAATTTTGTGCCCGCGGATATTGTTTTCGGCCGAAGTAACAGGCATTGAAAAAACATAATATCCAAAATTTTTAGGTGGCATCAGCATGGGAAGCAGGGGAATATTGATGCTTGGGTCCACGAGTACCGGAATGGTCATGGCAATTTCGTTGTAAGAGGGTATGCCCAGTACATTTTTGTATTCGTAGCACGAAAAAATAACCAGCGAGCGGTTTTTAAGCATGTTGATGGGTTTTATTTTTGGATGCAGCATGATGGATTCCGCTTTTTTATAATTACAAAAAAAGATACCCATGGCGGCGGTGACGTTGCCGTAAAGCGTAGGGAAGAGATAATTTTTAGAGATAGTATCCGTCAGTTTTAGTGGCTGAGGCGCATGACGCAGAGTATGGCGTTTAAAAAACGGATCGTTAAATTCATTTTTATTGTCAAAAAGTTCGGGGCCAAAAGTGAATGTTGGTTTCATAAGGGCTTTCTAAATTTTATATTTAATTCAAATCACATTTTTTAAAAATGGGATGGTTTCCGCTTCGCTCCAATGTAAAAATGCTACAGGACGTTTGGCATACTCGGTAGTTTCCCGGATCGAATCATTAAAAATAATGGCTCCTGGTGAATTAGGGTATTTGTCTAAAAATGTTTTAAGATGCTGTGGAATTTCCGGCGAAGACAGTTTTGATTTTACTTCAACCGGAAATGGCACACGGTTTTTTACAAGAACAAAATCAATTTCCTGGCCACTTTTTGTTCTCCAAAAAAATACATCCATATTGGGTTTTAGTTGTTTTAAAATACTCAAATAAACAAAACTTTCCTTTAGTACTCCTGCATCGGGTCTATCGGCAATCTCGCTAAAATCTTTTATAATACTGTTTCGAATGCCTAAATCGTAAAGGTAATATTTTTTTGACTTTTTCAACTCATTAGACACGTTTTTAGAAAAACTGGTAAGAGTATGGCAAATGTAAGTTTGCGACAATATTTCCAGATATTTTTCAACCGTGGGCTTTGATAGTCCTATTTCACGCGAAAGATTGGCGGCCACTACTACCGCCCCTTGATAATTGGCAAGTAAAACCAACAAATGGTTGAAAGCACGAATATTTTCTTCTTTAATCAAGGCCTTGATATCTTTTTGAATGTAGGTAGCAATCATGTCTTGGAGCTCAATGATTTTTTCTTCACTATTTTCACAATGGAGCAAACCAGGAAGCCCTCCAAATATCAGCATATCTTCCTTTTTAAGATTTTTATCCTGCAAACGTTCCTCAAGTGAAAAAGGAAATATTTTATTGAAAATAACCCGCCCTGCCATACTTTCTTTGAGATGTTTGTGCATTTCCAAAGCTGAGGATCCTGATGCGAAAATTTTAATAGGGTGTTTGCTATCGTGTATGGCTTTAAAAATTTTGGAGAGGTTTTTTATAAGATGAAATTCGTCAACTAAAACAACCTCTCCGCTTTGCGTGAGTACATCAAAGTGTTCTTTTTCGCTTGCACCCAAAGCCAACATATCGCTAGGCTGTTCAAGATCAAAATAACGACAAGATTTTCCTTGGCTTTGGATTTCCTTTTCAAGTTCTCGCAAAAGAAAAGTTTTGCCTACTTGCCTAGGGCCAACCAAAATTGAGATCTTGCGGTCACTTATTTGTGTCTTTAACCTATTGAAAATAGTACGCTTTATTTTCATGAAACTATTGTAAATAAGCTATTTACAATAGTCAAATATCTTTTTAGCAGGTTCTTTGCTCAATTGACCAACCACTTCTCAAAATAACGATTCAATCAATCCTTTTCTAAAATCGGAACCTGTTGCAAAATAAGAACCTAAAACAGACAAGCGTTTGTCGGCACCGGTGTCGGTTTGATCGAGCAGAGTTTTTCCCTCTACTGTAATATACATAATCCGCATGCTGTCCTTTTCCATTTTATAAAACATTTCATCGCCTTTTTTAATGCCGCGTTCTTTTAAAAAGGCATACCATCCAGGAAGCCCCTGGGCAATAAATTGGTGCTGGGCTTCCGTAATATACCCCTGGTTTTTAGCCAATACTAAATTAGCCAAAATGCCGTTTAAAAATTGATTGACCGAAACATTTCTTAAAAATGTTATTTTAGCGGCGGCTTTTTCGGAATGAGAGGCAATATTGGCTATTTTATTATTGGTTTCGGTGCCGCGTGTTTCGTTTTTAACAAGATTATAGAGCTGATCGTTAATTGTTTTGGGGAATAACAATTCTAATTTTAAAACGTCAACGTCTAGAAAAGTTTTCTCCAGAATAGTATGCATGGTGGGAGTGGCATCAATCCCATTTAACGAAAAAGGGTATGAAAAAGCCGTGAGTGAATAGAATAGAAAATAAATAAAAATAAGTTTTTTCATATTATTGACCCAATACACCTAATATTTCCCGCCCAAAACGGTCTATTTTTACTTTTCCAAAGCCATGAACTTTTTCAAGGCTTGTTAAATTGTGCGGATTAAGCTTGGCCACATCTTT contains:
- a CDS encoding acetoacetate decarboxylase family protein; translated protein: MKPTFTFGPELFDNKNEFNDPFFKRHTLRHAPQPLKLTDTISKNYLFPTLYGNVTAAMGIFFCNYKKAESIMLHPKIKPINMLKNRSLVIFSCYEYKNVLGIPSYNEIAMTIPVLVDPSINIPLLPMLMPPKNFGYYVFSMPVTSAENNIRGHKIWGLPKVVNEIDITHAHNTCATKAYDEKGEKYFELSVPTTGKETKFDVKSYLYSKLDGKLLKSETNFKGNFNVTKKPASGHYLTLGPSPTAQFLKDLEINPQPFQFRYTPSMNACFDLANPNYQAPFGF
- a CDS encoding ATP-binding protein, which encodes MVGPRQVGKTFLLRELEKEIQSQGKSCRYFDLEQPSDMLALGASEKEHFDVLTQSGEVVLVDEFHLIKNLSKIFKAIHDSKHPIKIFASGSSALEMHKHLKESMAGRVIFNKIFPFSLEERLQDKNLKKEDMLIFGGLPGLLHCENSEEKIIELQDMIATYIQKDIKALIKEENIRAFNHLLVLLANYQGAVVVAANLSREIGLSKPTVEKYLEILSQTYICHTLTSFSKNVSNELKKSKKYYLYDLGIRNSIIKDFSEIADRPDAGVLKESFVYLSILKQLKPNMDVFFWRTKSGQEIDFVLVKNRVPFPVEVKSKLSSPEIPQHLKTFLDKYPNSPGAIIFNDSIRETTEYAKRPVAFLHWSEAETIPFLKNVI